Proteins from a genomic interval of Zingiber officinale cultivar Zhangliang chromosome 1B, Zo_v1.1, whole genome shotgun sequence:
- the LOC122043739 gene encoding GDSL esterase/lipase At1g28600-like, with translation MASSSFSFFQILSATTTLLLLLEAHQASSCFSAIFSFGDSLQDTGNAAHMFVNSALSNPPYGTTYFHKATGRYCDGRIILDFIAESLGLPFVPPFLVGGDFSKGANFAFGGAVAVKSNPNWNNTLPDQIQWFQKFVQTDPLFRDPNFLANSLIMMGEIGGNDYNAGLGKGLPYNQLIQIVPSVVQAIGSAITTLIGLGAKTFVVPGNLPIGCIPAWLGQYRSDKPSDYDRNGCLIWMNNFSEYHNNHLQTELDRLKGQFPNVNIAYADYLNSGIRMFSNQAQFGITVPFTACCGGNGYPCNATGPVCPNPLNHASWEGFHPTEATYHAISDGIIRGPYAIPFLSQKC, from the exons atggcTTCTTCTTCGTTCTCGTTTTTTCAGATCTTGTCAGCAACCACCACCCTTCTTTTGTTGCTGGAAGCCCACCAGGCAAGCAGCTGCTTCTCCGCCATATTTAGCTTCGGCGACTCGCTGCAGGACACTGGCAACGCCGCGCACATGTTCGTCAACAGTGCCCTCTCCAATCCGCCGTATGGAACCACCTACTTCCACAAGGCCACAGGTCGCTACTGCGACGGCAGAATCATCCTAGATTTCATCG CGGAAAGTCTTGGGTTGCCGTTCGTGCCGCCCTTCCTTGTCGGAGGAGACTTCTCCAAGGGAGCCAACTTTGCCTTTGGAGGGGCGGTCGCAGTGAAAAGTAACCCGAACTGGAACAATACTTTGCCCGATCAAATTCAATGGTTCCAAAAATTTGTCCAAACAGATCCATTATTCAGag aCCCCAACTTCTTGGCCAATTCGTTGATCATGATGGGGGAGATCGGTGGCAACGACTACAACGCAGGACTCGGCAAGGGACTGCCTTATAATCAACTCATTCAAATTGTGCCCTCAGTTGTTCAAGCCATAGGCTCTGCCATCACT actttgATTGGACTAGGCGCGAAAACCTTTGTCGTCCCTGGTAACCTACCGATCGGTTGCATCCCCGCATGGCTAGGGCAGTATCGCAGTGACAAGCCAAGCGACTACGACAGGAATGGCTGCCTTATATGGATGAACAATTTCTCCGAGTACCATAACAACCACTTGCAAACCGAGCTAGACAGACTTAAAGGACAATTTCCCAATGTCAACATCGCCTATGCAGATTACCTCAACTCTGGCATCAGGATGTTCTCCAACCAAGCCCAATTCG GTATCACTGTGCCATTTACTGCTTGCTGTGGAGGAAATGGGTATCCGTGCAACGCGACTGGACCGGTGTGTCCTAATCCACTAAACCATGCCTCTTGGGAGGGATTTCACCCGACGGAGGCGACATACCATGCCATTTCGGATGGCATCATCAGAGGACCATACGCCATCCCTTTCTTGTCGCAAAAATGCTAA